In a single window of the Zea mays cultivar B73 chromosome 5, Zm-B73-REFERENCE-NAM-5.0, whole genome shotgun sequence genome:
- the LOC100284221 gene encoding 30S ribosomal protein S21, chloroplastic-like precursor encodes MAAPATTSLLSTLLNLPLAPLSGKSSPPSVVHVARRGPMVVVAAKGYNVQILVDENEGEESIFRRFRREVMRAGVLQEIKRRRRYESKTDEKKRKAREAGRRNRRRRMMDEPRFPEEDADATAKARDEDDDNWEIDGIL; translated from the exons ATGGCCGCCCCCGCAACGACCTCTCTACTGAGCACCCTGCTGAATCTGCCGCTCGCCCCGTTGTCGGGGAAGAGCTCGCCGCCGTCCGTGGTGCATGTGGCGCGGCGGGggccgatggtggtggtggccgcCAAGGGGTACAATGTGCAGATCCTGGTGGACGAGAACGAGGGGGAGGAGTCCATCTTCCGGCGGTTCCGGCGGGAGGTGATGCGGGCCGGCGTGCTGCAGGAGATCAAGCGCCGTCGGAGGTATGAGAGCAAGACGGACGAGAAGAAGCGCAAGGCGCGCGAGGCCGGGCGCCGCAACCGCCGCAG GCGTATGATGGATGAGCCGAGGTTCCCAGAAGAAGACGCCGACGCTACCGCAAAGGCTCGGGACGAGGACGATGACAACTGGGAGATCGATGGCATCCTGTGA
- the LOC100276097 gene encoding uncharacterized protein LOC100276097 precursor, with protein sequence MTTSPRVWLLAMALALACVLLVRSADAAAEASPTPGGSTYGCNPATDKSCKPEGVGVVLPGGGIDLDGDGDEDELPQFQPHLMILGHGH encoded by the coding sequence ATGACGACGTCCCCGCGCGTGTGGCTGCTCGCCATGGCACTGGCGCTCGCCTGCGTGCTGCTCGTGAGGTCCGCCGACGCTGCTGCCGAGGCGTCCCCGACTCCAGGCGGCTCCACCTACGGGTGCAACCCGGCCACGGACAAGTCGTGCAAGCCCGAGGGCGTGGGGGTGGTGCTGCCGGGCGGCGGCATCGAcctcgacggcgacggtgacgaggACGAGCTGCCGCAGTTCCAGCCCCACCTCATGATCCTCGGCCATGGCCACTGA
- the LOC100304237 gene encoding uncharacterized protein LOC100304237, with the protein MPASSLPASPDATGDIGAALELDLEDLAAGGGTDCIGALACGRSSFSYRRLPEPRLRLTVQKLDDSFFDIEIARSATVWELKVTIENLFSALYDDTQKTISWNHVWSHFCLCFKDERLTDDKATLRGFGIRDGDVLHFAQHLSVDYSPCRDPPKNQKEASHTHRRSRTSLDGYRPVSMLDDLSEDDDEKFTHSRCSTSVLEDPCLYEYIEERVEEETPKKGSLFQRWFCSSKLRSNRRTHAEDTVPLSGEKKNAHPKLGKWLTFKF; encoded by the exons ATGCCGGCCAGCTCCCTCCCGGCGTCCCCCGACGCCACCGGCGACATTGGCGCCGCGCTCGAGCTCGATCTCGAGGATCTCGCCGCCGGCGGCGGCACGGACTGCATCGGCGCGCTCGCCTGCGGCAGGAGCAGCTTCTCCTACCGCCGCCTCCCGGAGCCCCGCCTCCGCCTCACCGTTCAGAAGCTTGACGACTCCTTCTTCG ACATTGAAATCGCGCGGTCGGCCACGGTGTGGGAGCTCAAGGTGACCATAGAGAACTTGTTCTCCGCCCTCTATGACGACACCCAGAAGACCATCTCTTG GAATCACGTGTGGAGTCACTTCTGCTTATGCTTCAAGGACGAGAGACTGACGGATGACAAGGCAACATTGCGTGGGTTTGGTATAAGAGATGGTGATGTG CTTCATTTTGCCCAGCATCTGTCTGTTGACTACAGCCCATGCAGGGATCCTCCCAAAAACCAGAAGGAAGCGTCTCACACTCACAGAAG GTCAAGGACTTCGCTGGATGGTTACAGGCCAGTGAGCATGCTGGATGATCTCAGCGAAGATGATGATGAGAAGTTTACACACAGCAGGTGCTCTACGAGTGTCTTAGAAGATCCGTGTCTTTACGAGTACATCGAGGAGCGCGTGGAAGAAGAAACTCCCAAGAAAGGAAGTCTGTTCCAAAGATGGTTCTGCTCCTCTAAACTAAGGAGCAACAGGAGGACACATGCAGAGGACACTGTGCCACTATCTGGTGAGAAGAAGAATGCTCATCCAAAGCTGGGGAAGTGGCTGACCTTCAAATTCTGA